The segment TAGATGGTATTAAAAACCGGTAAATAGGATTATAACCTACATCTTTATAGTCAGTCCAGGTTAATTGAGTTTTATTATAACCAATACCTTTAAAAAGAAAAGTAGTTGATGCTGACATTTCGTGTCCATTTAAGTCCAGTTTCGTACATATTTTTTCATTGTTTATGCTTTCACTTATTTTTAAGCTTCCCGAGCCCAATAAATTACCTGTAAAATAATAAGAAGCACCAGTCCCGTTTAATTGCTGAGAGTAAAACGAACGCATCGTACTATCAATACTTTTATCCCATGGACTTAATTGAGCTATATTTTTTATATTATTTAAATAAGCATAACATTCAAATATTGGTTTCTCAATAACAATACTTCTTTCAACCTTAAACTCCCTTGGGAAGAATAAAGAAGTTACAAATACCAAACCTATCAATAGCCAAAAGCCAATAAAAACTTTAAATAATTTCATAGTAAAAAATAATCAATGGTAAATTTAGTAAACCATTGCAAATAATTAAAAGAAGCATTGTTAGTTAATAACAATGCTTCCCAAATAAATAATTGAATTATATATTAAAAGATTCAACAATAATTGCTTCCTGTTCCTTAGCGTGAACTTTACTAAATCCAGTTGCAGGTGAAGCACTGCTCTCCCTGCTGATACGTTTTAAAATGCGGTTGTTATCCCAACGTAACAAATAAAGCCAGGCACCCATATTTTTAGGCTCTTCCTGTACCCAGCAGAACTCAGCATTACCATATTTCTCATAAATGGCAGATAATTGCGTTTCTGGCATCGGATACAATTGTTCCACCCTAACAATAGCTACATCTTTTCTGTTATTTTTTGTTTGATAGTCCAGTAATTCATAATAAATTTTTCCGGTACATAACAAAACACGTTTTACGTCTTTTTTATTTACAGTAGCATCATCAATAATTTCTTGAAAATAACCTTCTGTAAAATCAGTTAATTTGCTAACACACATAGGATGGCGTAATAAACTTTTAGGAGTCATTACTACCAATGGTAATCTGAAATCACGTTTCAATTGTCTACGCAATGCATGAAAATAATTTGCAGGAGTTGAAATATTACAAACTTGCATATTATAGTTAGCACAAAGTTGTAAAAATCTTTCCATACGAGCCGAAGAGTGTTCCGGTCCCTGACCTTCATAACCGTGAGGTAACATTAAAGTTAAACCACTATAAGTTTTCCATTTAGTTTCAGCACTCGCTAAATATTGATCAATTATTATTTGTGCGCCATTGGCAAAATCTCCAAATTGAGCTTCCCAAATAGTTAAATCATTAGGAGTAAACATACTATAGCCATATTCAAAACCTAATACAGCATATTCACTTAATAAAGAATTATAAAACTCAACCTCGCCTTTCTTATCCTCCCCTAAACTATCAATTACATTATGCGCTAATTCACTATCCTCTTGCTTAATAATAGCATGTCTATGGCTAAATGTTCCCCTTTCACAGTCCTGTCCGGTCATTCTTACATTATGTCCTTCTTGGCTAAGGGCTGCATAAGCCATTAGCTCACCCATTGCCCAATCATAATTATCATTTTTAATCATGTTTTTGCGATCAGTAAAAAGTTTTTCAATTTTACTAAAAGCTTTAAAACCACTTGGTATTGAGCTGATTTTATCAGCAAGTTTTAAAAATAAATCCGATTGAACGCTCGTATTAGTTTTAACTTCAAAATCCTCTCTCTTTGCAGATTTATATCCCGCCCAATTATCAGCTAAAAAGTTTTTAGCTTTCGATGGTTCACTTGCTTTTGCACTTTCTAATTTTTCTTGTAGTTGTTTTCTGAAATTAACGTCCATTTCCTTGGCTAAATCAGCTTCAACACTACCCGCACTTAATAACTTTTGGTTATATATCTCCCTTGGGTTTTGATGCGATGCAATAGCTTTATACAATAAAGGTTGAGTAAATCTAGGTTCATCACCTTCATTATGACCATATTTTCTATAACCTAATAAATCAATAAAAACATCACCGTTAAATTTTTGTCTATACTCCATTGCCAGTTTTACGGTATAAACAACCGCTTCTACATCATCAGCGTTAACGTGAAAAACCGGACAAAGAGTAGTTTTAGCAACATCCGTACAGTAAGTCGATGTTCTGGCATCAATATAATTCGTAGTAAAACCAATTTGATTATTAGTTACAATATGAATACATCCACCAACAGAATAAGCTTTCAGTCCAGCCATTTGTAATACTTCATATACTACACCCTGTCCGGCAACCGAAGCATCACCATGTATTAAAATAGGTGCAACTTTATCAATATTACCGGCATGTTTTTTATCAAGCTTAGCCCTTGTCAATCCTTTTACTACAGGGTTTACCGTTTCTAAATGCGATGGGTTAGGAGATAAACTAAGTTTTATTTTTTTATTGCTTCTTGTTATCAGTTCAGAAGAAAATCCAAGATGGTATTTTACATCACCCTCAAATATTCCTTCATCTTCAGCTCCTTTTCCTTCAAACTCCTTAAAAATATCCTCGTATGATTTACCTAAAATATTTGCCAATACATTTAAGCGGCCCCTGTGAGCCATTCCAAGTACAAATTCTTCCACACCCAATTCCGCACCATATTGAATAACCTCATCAAGTGCAGGTATAAGCGTTTCAAGCCCTTCCAATGAAAAACGTTTTTGTCCAACAAACTTAGTATGAATAAAATTTTCAAATACAGTAGCTTGATTTAATTTAGATAAAATATGTCTTTTATCCTCTATACCTAATTTAGGAGTGTTTTTGTTACCCTCCATTTTTTCTTGTAACCAAGCTAGTTTTTCAGGATTCCTAATATAAGTAAATTCAGCCCCAATACTTTGACAGTACGTTTGCTCTAAGTGTAATATAATATCCTTTAGTTTTGCAGCCCCAATACCTAGTTCAATACCAGCATTAAAAGTTTTATCCAAGTCAGTTACTGCTAAACCAAAATTTTCTATAGATAAATTGGGAGCATATTTTCTTCTTTCCCTTACAGGATTTGTTTTAGTAAATAAATGTCCCCTGGTTCTGTAACCTTTAATTAGATTTAAAACATTAATTTCTTTTATCATGTCTTCAGAAACCAGTTGATCTGAAGAAGTACTATTAGGTGAAGAAAATTTTTGTTGGCCTAAATCAAAACCTTCAAAAAATTTTTTCCAACCAAAATCTACCGAATCATTATCATTTAAATATTGTTGATATAAGTTATCAATCGCAGTAACATCTGCATTACTTACATAAGAGAATTTATCCATAAAGTACTTGTAGTATTATATTCCATGCAAATATAGTAGAATATATCTTGGGCTAAAGTGATTCCTTACCTTAAAAGCATAATATTTATCAATATAAATAGGTATTATTATCGTTTCGATGGTTAATTCTGTATCAAACTTGATAGCTTTTATATATAGATAATATAGAATAAAGCGAAAATGATATAAAAGAACGAATATAAATACAGTGTATAATGTGTTAAGAATGCAGTAAAACGGGGTTATTAAAAGATGATAAAAAAAATATAGTCTTGATAAACAGGGTAGATGTGGATTGGGCTATAAAATAAATTTGGAGAGCTGGATAAAGGGTCTACATTTGCAGCCCCTTAAATGAGGGACAGTTCTAAAGAAAAAAGGTAAAAGCGAAAAAAATATATTGTAAAATATAAAAATAAAATTAGCTTTGCAGCCCTTTAAAAATAGGAGTAGAGGAAAAAAATAAAACTTGTAAAAGAGAAAATAAAAAATACCTTTGCAGCCCGATAAATTTTAAAGAGTAAAAGAAAAAAAATATTTTTCTTGCAAAATAAAAAAAAGTAATTACCTTTGCAACCCCTTAAAATAGGAGAGACGGAAAGTGAAAGAGGAAATGAGGGAATTAAAAAATGACATATCAAATTAATCGAGAGATTAGTTTAAGGTATAAAGTTCTTTGAAAATAATGAGATAGCAAACCTTGTTAGAAATAACATTTTTAACTTTGAGAATTCAAATCTTGAAAGTCAGACAATCAAATAAACTTTTACTATGGAGAGTTTGATCCTGGCTCAGGATTAACGCTAGCGGCAGGCATAATACATGCAAGTTGAACGAGATTAGTTTTAGCAATAGAACTAGTTTAGTGGCGCACGGGTGCGTAACGCGTATGCAACCTACCTTAAACAGGGGAATAGCCTCTCGAAAGAGAGATTAATACCGCATAATATATATTTAATGCATATTAGATATATTAAACCTACGGGGGTTTAAGATGGGCATGCGTGACATTAGCTAGTTGGTGAGGTAACGGCTCACCAAGGCAACGATGTCTAGGGGGTCTGAGAGGATGTCCCCCCACACTGGTACTGAGACACGGACCAGACTCCTACGGGAGGCAGCAGTAGGGAATATTGGTCAATGGGGGCAACCCTGAACCAGCCATGCCGCGTGCAGGAATAAGGCCCTATGGGTCGTAAACTGCTTTTGAACGGGAAGAAATCTATTTACGTGTAAATAGTTGACGGTACCGTTAGAATAAGGATCGGCTAACTTCGTGCCAGCAGCCGCGGTAATACGAAGGATCCAAGCGTTGTCCGGATTTACTGGGTTTAAAGGGTGCGTAGGCGGACTTATAAGTCAGTGGTGAAAGCCTTCAGCTTAACTGAAGAACTGCCATTGAAACTGTAAGTCTCGAGTTCGGTTGAGGTCATTGGAATGTAACATGTAGCGGTGAAATGCATAGATATGTTACAGAACACCGATTGCGAAGGCAGATGACTAAACCGAAACTGACGCTGAGGCACGAAAGCGTGGGGATCAAACAGGATTAGATACCCTGGTAGTCCACGCCCTAAACGATGAATACTCGATGTTGGCGATATACGGTCAGCGTCTAAGCGAAAGCGTTAAGTATTCCACCTGGGGAGTACGCCCGCAAGGGTGAAACTCAAAGGAATTGACGGGGGCCCGCACAAGCGGAGGAGCATGTGGTTTAATTCGATGATACGCGAGGAACCTTACCTGGGCTTGAATGTGAGTGACCGGTGCCGAAAGGTACTTTCCCTTCGGGGCACAAAACAAGGTGCTGCATGGCTGTCGTCAGCTCGTGCCGTGAGGTGTTGGGTTAAGTCCCGCAACGAGCGCAACCCCTATCTTTAGTTGCCATCAGGTTAAGCTGGGGACTCTAAAGAGACTGCCTACGTAAGTAGTGAGGAAGGTGGGGATGACGTCAAGTCATCATGGCCCTTACGTCCAGGGCTACACACGTGCTACAATGCGCGTTACAAAGGGTTGCAACATGGTAACATGAAGCCAATCCCTAAAAAGCGCGCTCAGTTCGGATTGAGGTCTGCAACTCGACCTCATGAAGTTGGATTCGCTAGTAATCGGATATCAGCAATGATCCGGTGAATACGTTCCCGGGCCTTGTACACACCGCCCGTCAAGCCATGGAAGCTGGGAGTGCCTAAAGTCTGTAACCGTAAGGAGCGGCCTAGGGCAATACTAGTAACTGGGGCTAAGTCGTAACAAGGTAACCGTACCGGAAGGTGTGGTTGGACCACCTCCTTTCTAGAGATTCTAGATTTGAAGTTTGCTATCTCATTATTATTCAAAAATTAGAAAAATAGTTCTTAAAAGCATAAAGCCAATAGCAGAATTATCAGGAGGGTTAAAACCTCTTGAGTGAGTAAGATTAATAAAATAGTCTCGTAGCTCAGGTGGTTAGAGCGCTACACTGATAATGTAGAGGTCGGCAGTTCGAATCTGCCCGGGACTACACCGCTATTGGGGAATTAGCTCAGCTGGCTAGAGCGCCTGCCTTGCACGCAGGAGGTCATCGGTTCGACTCCGATATTCTCCACAAATCGTATCTATATACGATAAGTTCTTTGACATATTGAAAGAAAACAATAACAATTAACCACAATTGTAAATTAGAATATTCCAAATTAAAGGATTAAGTTACTAAGGGCGTATGGGGGATGCCTAGGCTCTCAGAGACGAAGAAGGACGTGTTAAGCTGCGAAAAGCTGTGGGGATCTGCCAAAGAGAAATGATCCGCAGATATCCGAATGGGGAAACCCTCCTGATTTATCAGGACGAAAGGACAACCCGCTGAACTGAAACATCTAAGTAAGCGGAGGAAGAGAAAATAAAAATGATTCCCTGAGTAGTGGCGAGCGAAACGGGAAGAGCCCAAACCAATAATGTTTCGGCATTATTGGGGTTGTAGGACTGCAACATTGTTACATAACGCGAAGTAGAACTGTATGGAAAGACAGACAAAATAGGGTGACAGTCCCGTACACGTAAACAATATGAACATAGCAGTATCCTGAGTAGCGCGGGGTCGGAGACGCCTTGCGTGAAACTGCCAGCACCATCTGGTAAGGCTAAATACTACTGAGAGACCGATAGTGAACTAGTACTGTGAAGGAAAGGTGAAAAGAATCTCGAATAGAGAAGTTAAATAGAACCTGAAACCATACGCTTACAAGCGGTCAGAGTCCCTCTTCGGATGGGATGATGGCGTGCCTTTTGCATAATGAGCCTACGAGTTGCTCCTTACTAGCAAGGTTAAGAATTTAAGGTTCGAAGCCGAAGCGAAAGCGAGTCTGAATAGGGCGTAAAGTTAGTAGGGGCAGACGCGAAACCTGAGTGATCTACCCATGGGCAGGATGAAGTGTCGGTAACACGACATGGAGGTCCGAACTCATTAGCGTTGAAAAGCTACGGGATGACCTGTGGGTAGGGGTGAAAGGCTAATCAA is part of the Bacteroidota bacterium genome and harbors:
- a CDS encoding 2-oxoglutarate dehydrogenase E1 component, with the translated sequence MDKFSYVSNADVTAIDNLYQQYLNDNDSVDFGWKKFFEGFDLGQQKFSSPNSTSSDQLVSEDMIKEINVLNLIKGYRTRGHLFTKTNPVRERRKYAPNLSIENFGLAVTDLDKTFNAGIELGIGAAKLKDIILHLEQTYCQSIGAEFTYIRNPEKLAWLQEKMEGNKNTPKLGIEDKRHILSKLNQATVFENFIHTKFVGQKRFSLEGLETLIPALDEVIQYGAELGVEEFVLGMAHRGRLNVLANILGKSYEDIFKEFEGKGAEDEGIFEGDVKYHLGFSSELITRSNKKIKLSLSPNPSHLETVNPVVKGLTRAKLDKKHAGNIDKVAPILIHGDASVAGQGVVYEVLQMAGLKAYSVGGCIHIVTNNQIGFTTNYIDARTSTYCTDVAKTTLCPVFHVNADDVEAVVYTVKLAMEYRQKFNGDVFIDLLGYRKYGHNEGDEPRFTQPLLYKAIASHQNPREIYNQKLLSAGSVEADLAKEMDVNFRKQLQEKLESAKASEPSKAKNFLADNWAGYKSAKREDFEVKTNTSVQSDLFLKLADKISSIPSGFKAFSKIEKLFTDRKNMIKNDNYDWAMGELMAYAALSQEGHNVRMTGQDCERGTFSHRHAIIKQEDSELAHNVIDSLGEDKKGEVEFYNSLLSEYAVLGFEYGYSMFTPNDLTIWEAQFGDFANGAQIIIDQYLASAETKWKTYSGLTLMLPHGYEGQGPEHSSARMERFLQLCANYNMQVCNISTPANYFHALRRQLKRDFRLPLVVMTPKSLLRHPMCVSKLTDFTEGYFQEIIDDATVNKKDVKRVLLCTGKIYYELLDYQTKNNRKDVAIVRVEQLYPMPETQLSAIYEKYGNAEFCWVQEEPKNMGAWLYLLRWDNNRILKRISRESSASPATGFSKVHAKEQEAIIVESFNI